The following proteins come from a genomic window of Nostoc sp. ATCC 53789:
- a CDS encoding response regulator has translation MTKKLLVIDDEDSLREIIQISLESVAGWDILTASSGSEGIKIAESEHPDAILLDVMMPGMDGPTTFKQLQATAAICDIPTIMLTAKAQPQEQQQLRNLGVAGVITKPCLPQELVDDICKILNWNPVIHL, from the coding sequence ATGACAAAGAAATTGTTGGTAATTGATGATGAAGATAGTCTGCGGGAAATTATTCAAATCTCGTTAGAGTCAGTAGCTGGTTGGGACATATTAACAGCATCTTCAGGTAGCGAGGGAATAAAAATTGCAGAATCTGAGCATCCTGATGCCATTTTACTAGATGTAATGATGCCTGGTATGGATGGGCCGACTACTTTTAAGCAGCTACAGGCAACTGCTGCAATCTGTGACATTCCTACTATTATGCTGACAGCTAAAGCTCAACCTCAAGAACAACAGCAGTTGAGAAATTTAGGAGTAGCAGGAGTAATTACTAAGCCTTGTCTACCCCAAGAATTAGTTGATGACATCTGTAAGATTCTTAATTGGAATCCAGTTATCCATCTATAA
- a CDS encoding PAS domain S-box protein: MKTRQELELENIALRNQVQVLEETFRAIRMGKVDALVVSSAQEERIFTLQDADYPYRAFLQEMYEGTVTIDNCGTILYCNHPLAVMLKKPLEKVIGSNFEDYIAPQEKQVFQGLFQQARQVFCRGEVYLIAEDETQIPVYLSFKPLQIDDIAVTCIIVTDLTEQKRNAEIVADERLANSILEQAGEAIVVCDRSWQIIRANQVAQKLCGNNPLFQQFDLSFPLQCSYCNGYQNIEKCLFLDKSANCQQKQEVFSLSSLLQGQCFQGVEVLLTRQDGSKFNLLLSATPLLNLDNQIIGSVVTLTNITERKQAEERIAQMIIREQAACAEAEANKNRLFNILESISDAFVAIDVNWCYTYVNQKAAEIVGKKAKDLIGKNIWQESPDLLSQNSYNDYLQALNEQSFLQVEKFYPSSQRWFQKRIYPSVGGISIFLKEITKEKQTEIALQESEERLRLALEAAQIGTWDWNIFTNHLKWSSRQEQLFGITPGTFTSSYEAFLTYVHPEDREAVHQAVMGAKDNKSEYYVEYRVVWSDASIHWIGAKGECIYDDEGTALRMLGTCLDITQRKQAQAALQQAKAELEIKVVERTAELSQANTHLHRLINILTATINQQTKIEAQLREANRRWRSLLENVQLLVIGLDKTGKVEYVNPFFLELSGYTQEEILGKEWIANFIPQYQQDNIQKIFVETLEQELHSHYQNEIITKSREERVIAWNNTILQDSQGAIIGTMSIGEDITQRYALEKIKNEFISVVSHELRTPMTSIQGGLSLLKTGLVKLDSDKGKRIIQIVSESSERLVRLVNDILDLERLQSGKITLNKKQVNAADLLTEATELMQIMANNAGINLLALPQNINLTVDKDRIIQVLTNLLSNAIKFSPQGSTVSIAVEEIKGKDGQTSDVLLKVQDQGRGIPANKLESIFERFHQVDASDSRKQGGTGLGLAICRNIVEQHNGQIWVESKIGSGSIFYLKLPL, translated from the coding sequence GTGAAGACACGCCAAGAACTTGAACTAGAAAATATAGCTCTACGTAATCAAGTACAAGTATTAGAAGAGACTTTTAGAGCTATCAGAATGGGTAAGGTAGATGCTTTAGTTGTATCTAGCGCTCAAGAAGAACGAATTTTTACTTTGCAAGATGCTGATTATCCTTACCGTGCTTTTTTGCAAGAGATGTATGAAGGCACTGTGACGATAGACAATTGTGGAACAATTCTTTACTGTAATCATCCGTTAGCGGTAATGCTCAAAAAGCCACTAGAGAAAGTAATCGGCTCTAACTTTGAGGATTACATAGCGCCACAAGAAAAACAGGTATTTCAAGGATTATTTCAGCAAGCAAGACAGGTATTTTGTCGAGGAGAAGTTTACTTAATTGCTGAGGATGAGACTCAAATACCTGTTTATTTGTCTTTTAAACCATTGCAAATAGACGACATAGCCGTTACTTGCATAATAGTAACCGACTTAACCGAGCAAAAACGTAATGCGGAAATTGTAGCAGATGAAAGACTAGCAAATTCTATTCTGGAACAAGCAGGCGAAGCAATCGTTGTATGCGATCGCAGTTGGCAAATTATTCGCGCCAATCAAGTAGCACAGAAATTATGTGGTAATAATCCATTATTTCAACAATTTGATTTGTCGTTTCCACTGCAATGTAGTTATTGTAATGGCTATCAAAATATAGAAAAATGTTTATTTCTTGACAAATCAGCAAATTGCCAGCAAAAGCAAGAAGTATTTTCACTATCTAGCTTGCTACAAGGTCAATGTTTCCAAGGAGTAGAAGTATTATTAACCCGCCAAGATGGTAGCAAATTCAATTTATTGTTGAGTGCTACTCCATTATTAAATTTAGACAACCAAATTATTGGTAGTGTAGTGACCCTAACGAATATCACAGAGCGCAAGCAAGCAGAAGAAAGAATAGCACAGATGATAATCCGTGAACAAGCGGCTTGTGCAGAAGCGGAAGCAAACAAAAATCGTTTATTTAATATATTAGAGAGTATTAGTGATGCTTTTGTAGCAATTGATGTTAATTGGTGCTATACATACGTTAATCAAAAAGCAGCAGAAATTGTCGGGAAGAAAGCAAAGGATTTAATTGGTAAAAATATTTGGCAAGAATCTCCCGATTTACTTAGTCAGAATTCTTATAATGATTATTTACAAGCTTTAAATGAACAAAGTTTTCTTCAAGTAGAAAAATTTTATCCATCAAGCCAACGCTGGTTTCAAAAGCGCATTTATCCTTCTGTAGGAGGTATATCAATTTTTTTAAAAGAAATAACTAAAGAAAAACAGACTGAGATTGCTTTGCAGGAAAGTGAAGAACGGTTAAGGTTAGCTTTAGAAGCAGCACAAATAGGAACTTGGGATTGGAATATTTTTACTAACCATCTCAAGTGGTCAAGTCGTCAAGAGCAATTATTTGGTATAACTCCAGGTACGTTTACAAGTAGCTATGAAGCTTTTCTCACCTACGTCCACCCTGAGGATAGAGAAGCAGTTCACCAAGCAGTAATGGGTGCCAAAGACAATAAATCTGAATATTATGTGGAATACAGAGTTGTTTGGTCTGATGCTAGCATTCACTGGATTGGAGCTAAAGGAGAATGTATCTATGACGATGAAGGTACAGCATTACGAATGCTTGGTACTTGTTTGGATATTACCCAACGCAAGCAAGCACAAGCAGCTTTGCAGCAAGCAAAAGCAGAATTAGAAATTAAAGTTGTAGAACGAACTGCTGAATTATCTCAAGCAAATACACACTTGCATAGATTAATCAATATTCTAACAGCAACTATTAACCAACAAACAAAAATTGAAGCTCAACTACGTGAAGCAAACCGCCGTTGGCGTAGCTTATTAGAAAATGTGCAGTTGTTAGTTATTGGACTGGATAAGACAGGGAAAGTTGAATACGTTAATCCTTTCTTTTTAGAATTGAGTGGGTATACCCAAGAAGAAATTTTAGGTAAAGAGTGGATTGCCAATTTTATACCGCAATATCAGCAAGATAATATCCAAAAGATTTTTGTAGAAACGTTAGAGCAAGAATTGCATTCTCACTACCAGAACGAAATTATTACTAAATCTAGAGAAGAACGCGTAATTGCCTGGAACAATACAATACTACAAGATTCACAAGGCGCAATAATAGGTACTATGAGTATTGGTGAAGATATCACCCAACGCTATGCTTTAGAAAAAATTAAGAATGAGTTTATCTCAGTTGTTAGTCACGAATTACGTACACCCATGACTTCAATTCAAGGAGGTTTAAGCTTATTGAAAACTGGTTTGGTAAAACTTGATTCTGACAAGGGTAAACGCATCATTCAAATTGTTTCAGAAAGCTCTGAACGCTTAGTCAGGTTAGTAAATGATATTTTAGATTTAGAAAGATTGCAATCTGGAAAAATTACTTTAAATAAAAAACAAGTTAATGCTGCTGACTTATTAACAGAAGCTACAGAATTAATGCAAATAATGGCTAACAATGCAGGCATAAATCTGTTAGCCTTACCTCAAAATATTAACTTAACAGTTGACAAAGATCGGATTATTCAAGTACTAACTAATTTGCTGAGTAACGCAATTAAGTTTTCACCTCAAGGGTCTACTGTATCAATAGCAGTAGAAGAAATTAAAGGAAAAGATGGCCAAACCTCAGATGTGTTATTGAAGGTACAAGACCAAGGTAGAGGTATTCCTGCTAACAAGTTAGAATCTATTTTTGAGCGGTTTCATCAAGTGGATGCTTCTGATTCTCGCAAGCAAGGTGGAACAGGTTTAGGTCTAGCTATTTGTCGCAATATAGTAGAACAACACAACGGGCAAATTTGGGTTGAAAGTAAAATAGGATCAGGTAGTATTTTTTACTTAAAGCTACCTTTGTAA
- the ppsA gene encoding phosphoenolpyruvate synthase: MPEALVNQQTNHQLSQDKDLVLPLSEVGIADIPLVGGKNASLGEMIQQLVPKGIKVPTGFATTAYAYRYFISCAGLEPKLQQLFANLNVEDMNNLHFIGQQARSLILQTPFPLELQQAITQAYQDLEKQYGTNTDVAVRSSATAEDLPDASFAGQQETYLNVHGLQAILEACHKCFASIYTDRAISYREIKGFDHFSIALSVGVQKMVRSDLATSGVMFSIDTETGFQDVALITAAYGLGENVVQGAVNPDEYLVFKPTLKQGYRPILEKRLGTKEIKMVYDVGGSKLTKNISVVVSDRLKYALSDEEILQLAQACCLIEEHYSKVRGVYTPMDIEWAKDGITNELFIVQARPETVQSQKSKNVLRTYQLQQKGEVLSTGRSVGEMIGQGKARVILDVQQIDQFQPGEVLVTNRTDPDWEPIMKRASAIITNQGGRTCHSAIIAREIGIPAIVGCGNASTVLKTGQEITVSCAEGETGKVYQGLLPYEVKELALENLPHTGTKIMMNVGNPEEALSYAAIPNDGVGLARMEFIIANHIKTHPLALIHFDKLEDEFAKSQIAELTAQYKDKAAYFIDKLTQGIGTIAAAFYPKPVIVRLSDFKSNEYANLLGGKQFEPQEENPMLGWRGASRYYDERYREGFALECLAMKNVRDRMGLTNVILMVPFCRTPKEGRRVLSEMAKHGLVQGENSLQVYVMCELPSNVQLADEFCEIFDGFSIGSNDLTQLTLGVDRDSELVAHLFDERNEAVKLMIAKAIATVQKHGRKIGICGQAPSDYPEFAQFLVQQGIDSISLNPDSVLKTLLEIASAEEGN; the protein is encoded by the coding sequence ATGCCAGAAGCACTAGTTAATCAACAAACTAATCATCAACTTTCCCAAGACAAAGACTTGGTATTACCTTTAAGCGAAGTTGGAATTGCTGATATACCCCTAGTGGGTGGCAAAAACGCTTCTTTGGGAGAAATGATTCAACAGCTTGTACCCAAAGGCATTAAAGTTCCCACAGGATTTGCCACTACAGCTTACGCTTATCGCTACTTTATCTCTTGTGCTGGTTTGGAACCTAAATTGCAGCAATTGTTTGCCAATTTAAATGTAGAAGATATGAACAATCTCCATTTTATTGGTCAGCAAGCACGGTCTTTAATACTGCAAACTCCATTTCCCCTAGAATTGCAACAAGCAATTACCCAAGCTTATCAAGACCTTGAAAAACAATATGGCACAAACACAGATGTTGCAGTCCGTTCTAGTGCCACAGCAGAAGACTTACCTGATGCTAGCTTTGCCGGACAGCAAGAAACATACCTTAATGTCCACGGGTTACAAGCTATACTAGAAGCCTGTCACAAGTGCTTTGCTTCGATCTATACTGATCGTGCTATTTCTTACCGGGAAATCAAAGGTTTTGACCACTTTAGTATAGCCCTCTCAGTAGGCGTACAAAAAATGGTGCGTTCTGACCTAGCAACATCTGGTGTGATGTTCTCAATTGATACTGAGACAGGTTTTCAAGATGTAGCACTGATTACTGCTGCTTATGGTTTGGGAGAAAATGTAGTACAGGGAGCGGTCAATCCAGACGAGTACTTAGTATTTAAACCTACACTTAAGCAGGGATATCGCCCAATTTTAGAAAAACGCCTGGGTACAAAAGAAATCAAGATGGTCTACGATGTCGGCGGATCGAAATTGACCAAAAATATAAGTGTTGTTGTTAGCGATCGCTTAAAATATGCCCTTAGTGATGAAGAAATTTTACAACTAGCCCAAGCTTGTTGTCTGATTGAAGAACATTACTCAAAAGTTCGTGGTGTCTACACACCAATGGATATTGAGTGGGCCAAGGACGGGATTACCAATGAACTTTTTATCGTGCAGGCGCGTCCCGAAACAGTACAATCTCAGAAATCAAAAAATGTTCTCCGCACTTATCAATTACAACAAAAAGGTGAAGTGTTGAGTACAGGGCGGAGTGTGGGTGAAATGATTGGTCAAGGTAAAGCCAGAGTTATTCTGGATGTGCAGCAAATTGACCAGTTTCAGCCTGGAGAAGTGCTAGTCACAAATCGCACCGATCCTGACTGGGAACCAATCATGAAACGTGCTAGTGCAATTATCACTAATCAAGGTGGGCGTACTTGCCATAGTGCAATTATTGCTAGAGAAATAGGTATTCCGGCAATAGTTGGTTGTGGTAATGCCAGCACCGTTTTGAAAACAGGACAAGAAATTACTGTTTCTTGTGCAGAAGGCGAAACGGGCAAAGTTTACCAAGGTTTATTACCTTATGAAGTGAAAGAATTAGCATTGGAAAATTTGCCCCACACTGGTACCAAAATTATGATGAATGTGGGTAATCCAGAAGAAGCATTGAGTTATGCCGCTATCCCTAATGATGGAGTTGGATTAGCGCGGATGGAATTTATTATTGCTAATCATATTAAAACGCATCCACTGGCGTTAATTCACTTTGATAAATTAGAAGATGAGTTTGCAAAATCTCAGATTGCTGAGTTAACTGCCCAATACAAAGATAAAGCGGCATACTTTATCGATAAACTAACTCAAGGTATTGGCACGATCGCAGCTGCTTTTTATCCCAAACCTGTAATTGTGCGCCTGTCAGACTTCAAGAGTAACGAATATGCTAACCTTTTGGGTGGCAAGCAGTTTGAACCCCAAGAAGAAAACCCGATGTTGGGGTGGCGTGGTGCTTCGCGTTACTACGATGAACGCTATCGTGAAGGCTTCGCTTTAGAATGTCTAGCGATGAAAAATGTGCGCGATCGCATGGGTTTAACTAATGTAATTTTAATGGTGCCATTTTGTCGGACTCCCAAAGAAGGTCGGCGTGTGCTATCAGAGATGGCCAAGCATGGTTTGGTGCAGGGAGAAAACAGTTTACAAGTTTATGTGATGTGCGAGTTACCTAGTAATGTGCAATTAGCAGATGAGTTTTGTGAAATCTTTGATGGTTTCTCAATTGGCTCGAATGACTTGACACAATTGACATTAGGAGTAGATAGAGATTCGGAATTAGTAGCGCATTTATTTGATGAACGGAATGAAGCGGTGAAGCTGATGATTGCCAAAGCCATAGCCACAGTTCAAAAGCACGGACGTAAAATTGGTATTTGTGGTCAAGCACCGAGCGACTATCCAGAATTTGCCCAATTTCTGGTTCAGCAAGGTATTGATTCTATCAGTCTTAACCCTGACTCCGTATTGAAGACTCTTTTAGAAATAGCAAGTGCGGAAGAAGGTAATTGA
- the tnpA gene encoding IS200/IS605 family transposase, producing MKDDFVSKGRSISDMKVHLVLVTKYRRKAFTSEMLSKLNTVMQELLEKWDCKLVEFNGEDDHVHLLFQYHPDVELSKLVNILKSVSSRKLRQEFAEHLESFYWKDVFWSGSYFVASCGGVTVSTLRKYIEAQESPAE from the coding sequence ATGAAAGATGATTTTGTTTCAAAAGGAAGGTCTATTAGCGACATGAAAGTACATTTAGTGCTGGTTACTAAATATCGGCGTAAAGCATTTACATCCGAGATGCTAAGTAAACTAAATACTGTAATGCAAGAATTGCTAGAAAAGTGGGATTGTAAACTGGTAGAATTTAATGGTGAAGATGACCATGTACATTTACTTTTTCAATATCATCCAGATGTTGAATTGAGCAAATTAGTAAATATTTTGAAGTCTGTATCATCTAGAAAACTCCGGCAAGAATTTGCAGAACACCTAGAAAGTTTTTACTGGAAAGATGTGTTCTGGAGCGGTTCTTATTTTGTTGCTAGTTGTGGTGGTGTTACCGTATCAACTCTTAGAAAATACATTGAAGCGCAAGAATCACCCGCAGAATAA
- a CDS encoding RNA-guided endonuclease TnpB family protein, translating to MRISYQYRLKPTKEQALHIDKTLDMLRCQYNYQLAQRFDWYEQNRCPIDRCSLVLCHIPELKDKPNRFSQQATLTQLKKDRPWYKSIHSQVLQEVPKKVELAFDRWLKGDNTGNRSGKPRLKGKGQYKTFTYPQFKKEHFENDKITLSKIGAVKVIVHRQMPEGFDIKTVAVTKKADGYYVTLSLEDKTVPTVKPDFDTNNIVGIDVGLIDFYVASDNTRIAAPKYLRKAERKLKSAQRRVSRRKKGSNRRKKAIRKLGIQHKKVADTRKDFHFKAANNLLKKYDVIAVEKLNIKGLAKSRLAKSVNDAGWGQFISILTVKAENAGLKVVAVNPNGTSQECSNCGTKVIKPLSERTHNCPNCKVSLCRDLNASLNIKARGAHALKAQIMSSLKSL from the coding sequence GTGAGAATCTCTTATCAGTACCGATTAAAACCAACGAAAGAACAAGCATTGCATATTGATAAAACATTAGATATGCTGCGATGTCAGTATAATTATCAGCTTGCTCAGAGGTTTGATTGGTATGAGCAAAACAGATGCCCTATAGATAGATGCTCACTTGTTCTTTGTCATATCCCAGAGTTAAAAGATAAGCCTAATCGCTTTAGTCAACAGGCAACGCTAACCCAACTAAAAAAAGACAGACCTTGGTACAAAAGCATTCATTCTCAAGTTCTACAAGAAGTTCCTAAAAAAGTTGAATTAGCTTTTGATCGTTGGCTAAAAGGTGATAATACTGGCAATCGTAGCGGTAAACCTAGACTCAAAGGTAAAGGGCAGTATAAAACTTTTACGTATCCACAATTCAAAAAGGAGCATTTTGAAAACGATAAAATAACATTGTCAAAAATAGGTGCTGTAAAAGTAATTGTTCATCGTCAAATGCCGGAAGGGTTTGACATTAAAACTGTAGCTGTTACCAAAAAAGCTGATGGATATTATGTAACTCTGAGCTTAGAAGATAAAACTGTACCGACGGTCAAACCGGATTTTGACACTAACAATATTGTCGGAATTGATGTTGGGCTGATAGATTTTTATGTTGCCTCTGACAATACTAGAATTGCTGCACCAAAATATCTTCGCAAAGCTGAACGAAAATTAAAGTCAGCGCAGAGAAGAGTATCAAGACGCAAAAAAGGCTCTAATCGTCGTAAAAAAGCTATTAGAAAGTTAGGTATCCAGCATAAAAAAGTAGCGGATACCCGTAAAGATTTTCATTTCAAGGCTGCTAACAACTTACTCAAAAAGTATGATGTTATCGCAGTAGAAAAACTGAACATCAAAGGACTGGCTAAATCACGACTTGCTAAAAGTGTAAACGATGCTGGTTGGGGACAATTTATTTCGATACTGACAGTCAAAGCCGAAAACGCTGGACTGAAAGTTGTTGCTGTAAATCCAAACGGCACAAGCCAAGAATGCTCTAATTGTGGCACTAAGGTAATAAAGCCACTATCAGAAAGAACGCATAATTGCCCTAATTGCAAGGTTAGTTTGTGTAGGGATCTGAATGCAAGCCTGAATATAAAAGCGCGTGGGGCACACGCCTTAAAAGCTCAGATAATGTCTTCATTGAAGAGTCTCTGA
- a CDS encoding dihydroorotate dehydrogenase-like protein: MDLTTTYMGMKLRSPFVPSASPLSEDIDNIQRMEDAGAAAVVMHSLFEEQLRLERDELHHHLTQGTESFSEALSYFPNSASFRVGPETYLEHIHKTKQKVSIPIIASLNGSSVGGWTNYAKQIQQAGADALELNIYYVPTDMELTSNEIEQTYINILCAVKAAVTIPVAVKLSPYFTNMANMAKRLDEAGADALVLFNRFYQPDINLNLLDVEPNVLLSTPQSMRLPLRWIAILYGRIHADLAATSGIQRGDDALKMLMAGAKITMLCSALLRNGINHIRVIEQEMREWMQKHEYESVQQMQGSMSQKHCPNPSAFERAQYMRSLATYKPEWATIHDTSYYFG; encoded by the coding sequence ATGGATTTAACTACAACTTATATGGGAATGAAATTGCGATCGCCTTTTGTTCCCTCTGCATCCCCTCTATCAGAGGATATTGACAACATCCAACGCATGGAAGATGCAGGTGCAGCCGCAGTGGTGATGCATTCATTATTTGAAGAACAGTTGCGCCTAGAACGTGATGAACTCCACCATCACCTCACTCAAGGAACTGAAAGTTTTTCTGAAGCCTTAAGTTACTTCCCTAACTCAGCTAGCTTTCGGGTAGGGCCAGAAACTTATTTAGAGCATATCCACAAAACCAAGCAGAAGGTGAGCATTCCAATTATTGCCAGTCTCAATGGCTCATCTGTTGGTGGGTGGACAAACTATGCCAAACAAATTCAGCAAGCGGGAGCAGACGCGCTGGAATTGAATATTTATTATGTCCCTACTGATATGGAACTAACAAGCAATGAAATTGAGCAAACCTATATTAATATTCTTTGTGCAGTCAAAGCAGCAGTAACTATCCCCGTAGCAGTCAAACTCAGCCCGTACTTCACCAATATGGCAAATATGGCAAAACGTTTGGATGAGGCGGGTGCTGATGCTTTAGTACTATTTAACCGCTTTTACCAGCCGGATATTAATCTCAATCTCCTTGATGTTGAACCCAATGTACTGTTAAGTACACCGCAATCAATGCGATTACCTCTGCGATGGATTGCCATTCTCTATGGTCGTATTCATGCTGATTTGGCAGCAACAAGTGGTATTCAGAGGGGTGATGATGCGTTAAAAATGCTCATGGCTGGTGCCAAGATTACGATGCTTTGCTCGGCACTGTTACGAAATGGGATCAACCACATTAGAGTCATCGAGCAGGAAATGCGCGAATGGATGCAAAAACATGAATATGAATCAGTCCAACAAATGCAGGGGAGTATGAGTCAAAAGCATTGTCCAAATCCCAGCGCTTTTGAACGTGCCCAATATATGCGCTCTCTTGCCACTTATAAACCTGAATGGGCAACAATTCACGACACTTCCTATTACTTCGGGTGA